In a genomic window of Microterricola viridarii:
- a CDS encoding L-lactate dehydrogenase, producing MTLARSTKLTVVGAGSVGSSLAYAALIRGSAREVVLYDIATARVEAEVLDLAHGTPFTGASRITGGSDIEVTAESDVVVITAGAKQRPGQTRLELAGVNVGILAQMMPRLAELSPNAVFVLVTNPCDVLTAVAERITDLPPGRIFSSGTVLDSARLRWLVAESAGVAPQSVHALIVGEHGDTEFPLWSTATIGQTPLSEWTDAAGALLFPRERLETLTHDVVNAAYKIIEGKGATNYAIGLSGARIVEAVLKDERRILPVSSVLHGFRGIDGVALSLPSIVGAGGVHRVLDMPLDAREEQLLQNSAEALRASIALFS from the coding sequence ATGACGCTCGCACGCAGCACCAAACTCACCGTTGTCGGAGCCGGCAGTGTCGGCTCCTCGCTGGCCTACGCGGCCCTCATCCGCGGCTCGGCCCGCGAGGTCGTGCTCTACGACATCGCCACCGCTCGGGTCGAGGCCGAGGTGCTCGACCTCGCGCACGGCACGCCGTTCACGGGCGCCTCCCGCATCACGGGGGGCAGCGACATCGAGGTGACCGCAGAGTCGGATGTCGTCGTCATCACCGCCGGCGCCAAGCAGCGGCCGGGGCAGACCCGGCTCGAGCTGGCCGGCGTCAACGTCGGGATCCTCGCGCAGATGATGCCGCGGCTGGCCGAGCTCTCCCCGAACGCGGTGTTCGTGCTGGTGACCAACCCGTGCGACGTGCTGACCGCCGTCGCCGAGCGCATCACTGACCTGCCGCCCGGGCGCATCTTCAGCTCGGGCACCGTGCTCGACTCCGCCCGGCTGCGCTGGCTCGTGGCCGAGTCGGCGGGCGTGGCCCCGCAGAGCGTGCACGCGCTGATCGTCGGCGAGCACGGTGACACCGAGTTCCCGCTGTGGTCCACGGCGACCATCGGGCAGACCCCGCTGAGCGAATGGACGGATGCCGCGGGCGCCCTGCTGTTCCCGCGCGAGCGGCTCGAGACTCTCACCCACGATGTCGTCAACGCCGCGTACAAGATCATCGAGGGCAAGGGCGCGACGAACTACGCCATCGGCCTCTCCGGCGCCCGCATCGTGGAGGCCGTGCTCAAGGACGAGCGCCGCATCCTCCCCGTCTCCAGCGTGCTGCACGGCTTCCGGGGCATCGACGGCGTCGCCCTCAGCCTGCCGTCCATCGTCGGGGCGGGCGGCGTGCACCGGGTGCTCGACATGCCGCTCGACGCCCGCGAGGAGCAGCTGCTGCAGAACTCGGCGGAGGCCCTGCGCGCCTCCATCGCGCTCTTCTCCTAG
- a CDS encoding NUDIX hydrolase, whose product MATPDFVLTLREKIGTAPLWLSGATAVVLRGDPASGSQQVLLVRRADNGAWTPVTGIIDPAEEPADAAAREVLEEAGVVAEVERLAWVQALPERAYTNGDRAAYLDLVFRCRWVSGEPHPADGENTEAAWFALDALPEISANMRQRIAEALQPDGPTRFNRS is encoded by the coding sequence ATGGCCACCCCCGACTTCGTGCTCACCCTCCGCGAGAAGATCGGCACCGCGCCGCTCTGGTTGAGCGGGGCGACCGCCGTCGTGCTGCGCGGCGACCCGGCATCCGGCAGCCAGCAGGTGCTGCTCGTGCGCCGCGCCGACAACGGCGCCTGGACGCCGGTGACCGGCATCATCGACCCCGCTGAGGAGCCGGCGGATGCCGCGGCGCGCGAGGTGCTCGAGGAGGCGGGCGTCGTCGCCGAGGTGGAGCGGCTCGCCTGGGTGCAGGCGCTGCCGGAGCGCGCCTACACGAACGGCGACCGGGCGGCCTACCTCGACCTGGTGTTCCGCTGCCGCTGGGTGAGCGGCGAGCCGCACCCCGCCGACGGCGAGAACACCGAGGCGGCCTGGTTCGCGCTCGACGCTCTGCCGGAGATCTCGGCGAACATGCGGCAGCGCATCGCCGAGGCGCTGCAGCCCGACGGCCCCACCCGCTTCAACCGCAGCTAG
- a CDS encoding NAD-dependent epimerase/dehydratase family protein encodes MRILILGGTAWLGREIAGQALARGHAVACLARGESGEVPSGAELIATDRALPDAYAPAATRQWDAVVELSWQPGFVRSALAALGGQAGHWTLISSTSVYATAAEPGADESAEPLAALDGDHATRAEYGEAKAAAELASRAVLEDRLLIVRPGVIGGPGDETGRSGAWAARAARAPDEPMLVAAEASLPTQVVDVRDLAAFVLDSAERGSVGTVNAVGPVVPLGEWIDLSRRAGGHRAGTVAASSAWLRAQGVEQFMGEESLALWLADPDFAGFSARSGHAAVSAGLRHRPRAALLADVLSWERAQGLDRPRRAGLSAARESELLRLLAAEH; translated from the coding sequence ATGCGCATCTTGATTCTGGGCGGCACCGCCTGGCTCGGCCGCGAGATCGCCGGGCAGGCCCTGGCGCGCGGGCACGCGGTGGCCTGCCTGGCTCGCGGCGAATCCGGCGAGGTGCCTTCCGGTGCGGAGCTGATCGCGACCGATCGCGCTCTGCCCGACGCGTACGCGCCCGCCGCGACCCGGCAGTGGGACGCCGTGGTCGAGCTCTCCTGGCAGCCCGGTTTCGTGCGCTCCGCCCTGGCCGCGCTGGGCGGGCAGGCCGGCCACTGGACGCTCATCTCCTCGACCAGCGTCTACGCCACGGCCGCCGAGCCCGGCGCCGACGAGTCGGCCGAGCCGCTGGCGGCGCTCGACGGGGATCACGCCACCCGGGCCGAGTACGGCGAGGCCAAGGCGGCGGCGGAACTCGCCTCCCGTGCCGTGCTGGAGGACCGCCTGCTCATCGTGCGGCCGGGGGTGATCGGCGGCCCCGGCGACGAGACCGGGCGCAGCGGCGCCTGGGCGGCCCGTGCGGCGCGGGCGCCGGACGAGCCGATGCTGGTCGCCGCCGAGGCGTCGCTGCCGACCCAGGTCGTCGACGTGCGCGACCTCGCCGCGTTCGTCCTCGACTCGGCAGAGCGCGGGAGCGTCGGAACCGTCAACGCGGTGGGCCCGGTCGTGCCGCTGGGGGAGTGGATCGACCTCAGCCGTCGGGCCGGCGGGCACCGCGCCGGCACGGTCGCGGCGTCATCAGCGTGGCTCCGCGCGCAGGGCGTCGAGCAGTTCATGGGCGAGGAATCGCTGGCACTCTGGCTGGCCGACCCCGACTTCGCCGGCTTCTCTGCCCGCTCCGGCCACGCGGCCGTCTCCGCCGGGCTCCGCCATCGCCCCCGCGCCGCGCTGCTGGCCGACGTGTTGAGCTGGGAGCGCGCGCAGGGGCTCGACCGCCCACGGAGGGCCGGGCTGAGCGCCGCGCGCGAATCCGAGCTGCTGCGCCTGCTCGCCGCCGAACACTGA
- a CDS encoding arginase family protein, whose protein sequence is MPGAHIDLAIVGLPAWRTSLSTTNAGETPDAIRAVLPRYSDALIADRGVRGEPRSIADLTIVDLGNVHEPDGPAGEKRALAALARAAGLADMVVALGGDNSVTVSAALGVWGEQLPSAGLITLDAHYDLRDGVNNGSPVRRLVEAGLAGTRIVQIGIADFANSRRYAERARDYGITVVHRDELHRRPMADVMAEALDIAGAAGGPVHVDLDVDVCDRSVAPGCPASVPGGISAYELRQAARAAGADARVRSLDIAEVDATADAADGRTVRLAALCVLEVAAGLALR, encoded by the coding sequence ATGCCCGGCGCCCACATCGACCTGGCGATCGTCGGGCTGCCGGCCTGGCGCACCTCGCTGTCCACCACGAACGCGGGGGAGACGCCCGACGCGATCCGCGCCGTGCTGCCGCGCTACTCCGACGCGCTCATCGCCGACCGGGGCGTGCGCGGGGAGCCCCGCAGCATCGCCGACCTCACGATCGTCGACCTGGGCAACGTGCACGAGCCGGACGGCCCGGCGGGGGAGAAGCGCGCGCTCGCCGCCCTCGCCCGGGCCGCCGGGCTGGCCGACATGGTGGTCGCCCTCGGCGGCGACAACTCCGTGACCGTCTCCGCCGCGCTCGGCGTCTGGGGTGAGCAGCTGCCGAGCGCCGGGCTCATCACACTGGACGCCCACTACGACCTGCGCGACGGCGTGAACAACGGCTCGCCCGTGCGGCGGCTGGTGGAGGCGGGCCTGGCCGGCACCCGGATCGTGCAGATCGGCATCGCCGACTTCGCGAACTCGCGCCGCTACGCCGAGAGGGCCCGCGACTACGGCATCACCGTCGTGCACCGCGACGAGTTGCACCGCCGCCCGATGGCCGACGTCATGGCCGAGGCTCTCGACATCGCCGGCGCGGCCGGCGGCCCCGTGCACGTCGACCTGGACGTGGACGTCTGCGACCGCTCCGTGGCGCCGGGCTGCCCGGCCTCCGTGCCCGGAGGCATCTCGGCGTACGAGCTGCGCCAAGCGGCCCGCGCGGCCGGCGCCGACGCCCGGGTGCGTTCCCTCGACATCGCCGAGGTCGACGCGACGGCGGATGCCGCGGACGGCCGCACCGTGCGCCTGGCCGCGCTCTGCGTGCTCGAAGTCGCAGCCGGGCTCGCCCTGCGCTGA
- a CDS encoding substrate-binding domain-containing protein, with the protein MFFRTKTVRGLFAATAIAALALSTAGCTSKSDGSTDPGAAAGGELSSIKVALVPGGSHPYFQPWAEAGEQAATDFGLGGATVNETAEWDQAKQNEVLNSLAAQGYNSFGIFGVSPTDINTTFASLKKQGFAVGSLGSCPAGDTNEADFCLSTDTEVAAYKAAQAAIEAMGNTGTLVHLTGNNVDANTQRRIKGVEKAVAETNGAVTLFPAVTDIDKDLSTAQKAVADLLAAKGSEINGFVSTAYNPAVASASAVKASGLPIVVVAIDDDKAILDGIKDGSVSATVVQNPVGQAYVGSWVLAQLQTGTCTMKTPGVTVDSGSFVVTSANAATYAEEQSAASDQIMDAFANDLLTCN; encoded by the coding sequence ATGTTTTTTCGCACCAAGACCGTTCGAGGGCTGTTTGCAGCCACCGCAATCGCAGCGCTCGCGCTTTCAACCGCGGGATGCACCAGCAAGTCCGACGGCAGCACTGACCCAGGAGCCGCAGCCGGTGGTGAGCTGAGCTCCATCAAGGTCGCGCTGGTTCCCGGCGGCTCGCACCCCTACTTCCAGCCGTGGGCCGAGGCGGGCGAACAGGCCGCCACTGACTTCGGTCTGGGCGGCGCGACGGTCAACGAGACCGCCGAGTGGGACCAGGCCAAGCAGAACGAGGTGCTGAACTCGCTGGCGGCGCAGGGCTACAACTCCTTCGGAATCTTCGGCGTCTCGCCCACCGACATCAACACGACCTTCGCCTCCCTCAAGAAGCAGGGCTTCGCCGTCGGATCGCTCGGCTCCTGCCCGGCCGGCGACACGAACGAGGCCGACTTCTGCCTCTCCACCGACACCGAGGTCGCCGCATACAAGGCCGCCCAGGCCGCGATCGAGGCGATGGGCAACACCGGCACGCTGGTGCACCTCACCGGAAACAACGTTGACGCGAACACCCAGCGTCGCATCAAGGGCGTCGAGAAGGCCGTCGCCGAGACGAACGGCGCTGTCACGCTGTTCCCCGCCGTCACCGACATCGACAAGGACCTCTCCACCGCGCAGAAGGCCGTCGCCGACCTGCTCGCCGCCAAGGGCAGTGAGATCAACGGCTTCGTCTCGACGGCGTACAACCCGGCCGTCGCCTCGGCCTCGGCCGTCAAGGCCTCCGGCCTGCCGATCGTCGTCGTGGCGATCGATGACGACAAGGCCATCCTCGACGGGATCAAGGACGGCTCCGTCTCGGCGACCGTCGTACAGAACCCCGTCGGCCAGGCCTACGTCGGCTCCTGGGTGCTCGCCCAGCTGCAGACGGGCACCTGCACCATGAAGACGCCCGGCGTCACGGTCGACTCCGGCTCCTTCGTCGTGACCTCGGCGAATGCGGCCACGTACGCGGAGGAACAGTCCGCTGCCTCGGACCAGATCATGGACGCCTTCGCCAACGACCTGCTCACCTGCAACTAA
- a CDS encoding mandelate racemase/muconate lactonizing enzyme family protein yields the protein MTTIAAARAWLIDLEVETLRTDAVQSFIKQETIFVEIDDADGRTGVGYSYTIGTGGRAVLSMLRDHLIPRLVGLDSRNIEAIWGSLFWSTHSTTVGAITSLALAAVDTALWDLKGKRTSEPLWRMAGGFRREVPLYDTEGGWLHLSTDDLVAGALESKSKGLRGVKLKVGKPSIAEDRDRLLAVRAAVGPEMHIMVDANQSMTASEAIRRAAAFTDADLFWLEEPLPADDVSGHARLAASTSIPIAVGESMYSVAQFRDYLHRGAAGIVQVDVARIGGITPWLKVAHLAEAYNTVVCPHFLMELHVSLVAAIPNGEYVEHIPQLRGITHSPMQIVDGLAVAPETPGLGIDWNRDEIDNRRVS from the coding sequence ATGACAACGATTGCTGCCGCACGCGCCTGGCTCATTGACCTCGAGGTCGAGACGCTGCGTACCGACGCCGTGCAGAGTTTCATCAAGCAAGAGACGATCTTCGTAGAGATCGATGACGCCGATGGGCGCACCGGTGTCGGATACTCGTACACGATCGGGACGGGTGGTCGCGCAGTGCTTTCGATGCTGCGCGACCACCTCATCCCGCGCCTGGTCGGGCTCGACAGCCGCAACATCGAGGCCATCTGGGGCTCGTTGTTCTGGTCGACGCACTCGACCACCGTCGGCGCCATCACGTCGCTCGCGCTGGCCGCGGTCGACACCGCGCTGTGGGACCTCAAGGGCAAGCGCACCAGCGAGCCGCTCTGGCGCATGGCCGGCGGCTTCCGCCGCGAGGTGCCGCTCTACGACACCGAGGGCGGCTGGCTGCACCTCAGCACCGACGACCTCGTCGCCGGCGCACTCGAATCGAAGAGCAAGGGCCTGCGCGGCGTCAAGCTCAAGGTGGGCAAGCCCTCCATCGCCGAGGACCGCGACCGGCTGCTCGCGGTGCGCGCCGCCGTTGGCCCCGAGATGCACATCATGGTCGACGCCAACCAGTCGATGACCGCCTCCGAGGCCATCCGTCGGGCGGCGGCCTTCACCGACGCCGACCTGTTCTGGCTCGAGGAGCCCCTGCCCGCAGACGACGTCAGCGGGCACGCCCGGCTGGCCGCCTCGACCAGCATCCCCATCGCTGTCGGCGAGTCGATGTACTCCGTGGCCCAGTTCCGCGACTACCTGCACCGCGGTGCAGCCGGCATCGTGCAGGTCGACGTCGCGAGGATCGGCGGAATCACGCCGTGGCTCAAGGTGGCGCACCTGGCCGAGGCCTACAACACCGTGGTCTGCCCGCACTTCCTCATGGAGCTGCACGTGAGCCTCGTCGCCGCGATCCCGAACGGCGAGTACGTCGAGCACATCCCTCAGCTGCGCGGCATCACCCACAGCCCGATGCAGATCGTGGACGGTCTCGCCGTCGCCCCAGAGACGCCGGGCCTCGGCATCGACTGGAACCGGGACGAGATCGACAACCGGAGGGTGTCATGA
- a CDS encoding ABC transporter permease has translation MSGRTRVTRLAADQRVGLIVLILVLVAAIGTAKPMFFSTQFIIAPMLTSIAIFTVVGLAQMMVLSVGQMNLAVGGMAAAGAMVAGIAYQALGVPLIVGLVIGLAASGLIGAVCGLLVAKAGVNSFVVTLAMSFALLGLVPSTYAWVSPGAAITVDTPGLAELGRATTADLCIGDVCGPEGIPLILFIALAAMAVIWFLFARMRVGRETLLTGSSEKAALLSSIPVARRIVTVHTLSGVLAGLAGFMLGASTGSFTPGIGQEFMLQSFLGPILGGTLLAGGYVSVIGTFLGIALTVVIRQGLLLFGVGIEGLNILLGSILLIALSFDRVRDAVGKRSALGAARRPEPVIEEEAR, from the coding sequence ATGAGCGGCCGCACGCGTGTGACCCGGCTGGCGGCCGACCAGCGCGTCGGCCTCATCGTGCTCATCCTCGTGCTCGTCGCGGCGATCGGCACGGCGAAGCCGATGTTCTTCTCCACCCAGTTCATCATCGCCCCGATGCTCACGAGCATCGCGATCTTCACCGTCGTCGGGCTCGCCCAGATGATGGTGCTCTCGGTCGGCCAGATGAACCTCGCGGTCGGCGGCATGGCGGCGGCCGGCGCAATGGTCGCCGGCATCGCCTACCAGGCGCTCGGCGTCCCGCTCATCGTCGGCCTCGTCATCGGCCTCGCCGCGAGCGGACTGATCGGCGCGGTGTGCGGGCTCCTGGTCGCCAAGGCCGGGGTCAACTCCTTCGTCGTCACGCTGGCGATGAGCTTCGCGCTGCTCGGGCTCGTCCCCAGCACCTATGCCTGGGTGAGCCCGGGCGCGGCGATCACGGTCGACACCCCGGGCCTGGCCGAGCTGGGCCGCGCGACGACCGCCGATCTCTGCATCGGCGACGTCTGCGGGCCGGAGGGCATCCCGCTCATCCTGTTCATCGCGCTGGCCGCGATGGCCGTCATCTGGTTCCTGTTCGCCCGCATGCGCGTCGGGCGGGAGACCCTGCTCACCGGATCGAGCGAGAAGGCGGCACTGCTCTCGTCGATCCCGGTGGCTCGGCGCATCGTCACCGTGCACACCCTCTCCGGCGTGCTGGCAGGCCTGGCCGGCTTCATGCTCGGCGCGAGCACGGGCTCCTTCACGCCGGGCATCGGCCAGGAGTTCATGCTGCAGTCCTTCCTCGGCCCGATCCTGGGCGGAACCCTGCTGGCCGGCGGCTACGTCTCGGTCATCGGCACGTTCTTGGGCATCGCGCTCACCGTGGTGATCCGGCAGGGGCTCCTGCTCTTCGGCGTGGGCATCGAGGGCCTGAACATCCTGCTCGGGTCGATCCTCTTGATCGCACTGTCCTTTGACCGAGTTCGGGATGCCGTCGGCAAACGCTCCGCACTCGGCGCCGCTCGGCGGCCAGAACCTGTTATTGAGGAGGAGGCACGATGA
- a CDS encoding ABC transporter permease, translating to MNNASLARVLHSPNTPLAIVVVLGVAVLTVQSGGSFLSPISVQTFFQFLAIPIVIGLAQMATLAVGQLNLAVGAIGGFSACLAAIFMADFGLPGWLGGIAAILIGLACGFANGLLVVFTRINGFVVTLATMTILSGAQYALVGTRTITADAWPELQAIGRAQPLGIPLIFWIAVAIAVVLAIVYRHALLARDMLASGGNPLAATLSGISNNRSLVAAHALSGLLCGFAALIVLASLPGANKSVGGDWLLSSFAAPIIGGVSLVGGTVAVLGTVLAATIVRLVDSARAAFQLDPSWVNFVIGAVVLGTVAFDRVRARRQSGAQRRQSKTPDAPPTAAVRAVEGA from the coding sequence ATGAACAACGCCAGCCTTGCGCGCGTCCTGCACAGCCCCAACACCCCCCTGGCCATCGTCGTCGTCCTCGGCGTGGCCGTGCTCACGGTGCAGTCCGGCGGGAGCTTCCTCTCGCCGATCTCCGTGCAGACCTTCTTCCAGTTCCTCGCGATCCCCATCGTGATCGGGCTGGCCCAGATGGCCACGCTCGCCGTCGGCCAGCTCAACCTCGCGGTGGGGGCGATCGGCGGGTTCTCCGCCTGCCTCGCGGCGATCTTCATGGCGGACTTCGGCCTGCCCGGCTGGCTCGGCGGCATCGCCGCGATCCTCATAGGCCTGGCCTGCGGTTTCGCCAACGGCCTGCTGGTCGTCTTCACCCGCATCAACGGCTTCGTCGTGACGCTGGCCACGATGACGATCCTGAGCGGTGCCCAGTACGCGCTCGTCGGAACCCGCACCATCACCGCGGATGCCTGGCCAGAGCTCCAGGCCATCGGCCGGGCGCAGCCGCTCGGCATCCCGCTGATCTTCTGGATCGCCGTGGCCATCGCCGTGGTGCTCGCCATCGTCTACCGGCACGCCCTGCTCGCCCGCGACATGCTGGCCAGCGGCGGCAACCCGCTCGCGGCCACCCTGAGCGGAATCTCGAACAACCGCAGCCTCGTTGCGGCGCACGCCCTGTCCGGTCTGCTCTGCGGCTTCGCGGCGCTCATCGTGCTCGCCTCGCTGCCCGGGGCCAACAAGTCCGTCGGCGGTGACTGGCTGCTCTCGAGCTTCGCCGCCCCGATCATCGGCGGCGTGTCGCTGGTCGGCGGGACCGTCGCGGTGCTCGGCACCGTGCTCGCGGCGACAATCGTCCGCCTCGTCGACAGCGCCCGCGCCGCCTTCCAGCTCGACCCGAGCTGGGTGAACTTCGTGATCGGCGCCGTCGTGCTGGGGACCGTGGCGTTCGACCGAGTTCGCGCCCGCCGTCAGTCCGGTGCGCAGCGTCGCCAGAGCAAGACCCCGGATGCGCCGCCCACCGCCGCCGTCCGTGCCGTTGAAGGAGCATGA
- a CDS encoding sugar ABC transporter ATP-binding protein: MATSPYALEVRGITKSFPGVRALDNVNLRLKPGEVHALLGENGAGKSTLIKILTGIQPADSGSILVRGQERTFQSAHAATMAGIGVVHQERNVIADFTVAENIVLGNTPRLRGGRVDWKAVDSGAKRVLDMLDFPIDPSMPTRLLSSAQTQLVEIARGLYADSAVLLLDEPTASISEAESTLLFDVVHRLTAQGRAILFVSHKLEEVFAHCDTVTVFRDGRSVAESEPLSAYTRDSIVDLLVGRTLSKLDVPERSPDVSGTPALELVGVDTATGHHGIDLNVHSGEILGLYGLVGAGRTELARAVLGLDQITSGDLKVNGTPAVIRSVGDALERFGIGYVTEDRKAEGLFLDQTVAKNLTVTILKKLSNGLGVVREKAARQAADDYISSLDIKVASRDQLVGTLSGGNQQKVSLGKWLAAKTEILIIDEPTVGIDVRTKGAFYTLIWQLALEGKAVIVISSDLAEMVTLVDRIAVMQDFAITGEVVNTHDYEQMSKAVIRLIHEEQPAPAGGR, encoded by the coding sequence ATGGCTACGAGCCCATACGCCCTTGAGGTCAGAGGGATCACGAAGAGCTTCCCCGGCGTTCGCGCCCTCGACAACGTCAATCTGCGCCTGAAGCCCGGCGAGGTGCACGCCCTCCTCGGCGAGAACGGGGCAGGCAAGTCCACGCTGATCAAGATCCTGACCGGCATCCAGCCCGCCGACTCCGGATCAATCCTTGTCCGCGGCCAGGAGCGCACCTTCCAGTCCGCCCACGCGGCCACGATGGCCGGCATCGGGGTCGTGCACCAGGAGCGCAACGTCATCGCCGACTTCACCGTCGCCGAGAACATCGTGCTCGGCAACACCCCCCGGCTCCGCGGCGGGCGGGTCGACTGGAAGGCCGTCGACTCCGGCGCCAAGCGCGTGCTGGACATGCTCGACTTCCCGATCGATCCCAGCATGCCGACACGCCTGCTCTCCTCCGCCCAGACGCAACTGGTTGAGATCGCGCGCGGCCTGTACGCGGACAGCGCCGTGCTCCTGCTCGACGAGCCGACCGCCTCCATCAGCGAGGCGGAGTCGACGCTGCTGTTCGACGTCGTGCACCGCCTCACCGCGCAGGGGCGGGCGATCCTCTTCGTCAGCCACAAGCTCGAAGAGGTCTTCGCGCACTGTGACACTGTCACGGTGTTCCGGGATGGCCGGTCGGTCGCCGAGTCGGAACCGCTCTCGGCGTACACCCGCGACAGCATCGTCGACCTGCTCGTCGGGCGCACGCTCAGCAAGCTCGACGTGCCGGAGCGCTCGCCCGATGTTTCGGGAACGCCGGCCCTGGAACTCGTCGGCGTCGACACGGCGACGGGGCACCACGGCATCGACCTGAACGTGCACTCCGGCGAGATCCTCGGGCTCTACGGCCTCGTTGGCGCAGGGCGGACGGAGCTGGCCCGGGCCGTTCTCGGCCTCGACCAGATCACCTCCGGTGACCTCAAGGTCAACGGCACGCCCGCTGTCATCCGCTCGGTTGGGGATGCCCTCGAACGATTCGGGATCGGCTACGTCACCGAGGACCGCAAAGCCGAGGGGCTCTTCCTCGACCAGACGGTGGCCAAGAACCTCACGGTGACGATTCTGAAGAAGCTCTCCAACGGGCTGGGCGTCGTGCGGGAGAAGGCGGCGCGCCAGGCCGCCGACGACTACATTTCGTCGCTCGACATCAAGGTGGCCTCGCGCGACCAACTCGTCGGAACGCTCTCTGGCGGAAACCAGCAGAAGGTCTCGCTGGGCAAGTGGCTGGCCGCGAAGACCGAGATTCTCATCATCGACGAGCCGACCGTCGGCATCGACGTGCGCACGAAGGGCGCCTTCTACACGCTGATCTGGCAGCTGGCCCTCGAGGGCAAGGCCGTCATCGTGATCTCGAGTGACCTGGCCGAGATGGTCACCCTCGTCGACCGCATCGCAGTGATGCAGGACTTCGCGATCACGGGAGAGGTCGTCAACACCCACGACTACGAGCAGATGAGCAAGGCCGTCATCCGGCTCATCCACGAGGAACAGCCCGCTCCGGCCGGTGGGCGATGA
- a CDS encoding GntR family transcriptional regulator gives MPAPGPNRIARSVLSDETYFVIRDMLLDHRIAPGQRVNIEALAADLGVSPTPVREALARLESDGLVVKTPLRGYSSTQLLGVREFTELSQFRDLIEPWTAAQAARSIDEAGIEAIRDELANARAAILREADGAGSYAALTEHDARFHSLIARLAGNELMVQAFERTHFHLHFLRLYMASLAQTSRPEDEARLIANAFGDYYRSDGGSLALDEHTAIAEAIIEHRAEDAARLIREHIESSQRRFEPVVALLEREG, from the coding sequence ATGCCAGCCCCTGGACCGAACCGCATCGCGCGCAGCGTCTTGTCTGACGAGACATATTTTGTGATCCGCGACATGCTGCTCGACCATCGCATCGCACCGGGGCAACGCGTCAACATCGAGGCGCTCGCCGCCGATCTCGGCGTCTCGCCCACGCCCGTTCGGGAGGCGCTCGCCCGGCTGGAATCGGACGGCCTCGTCGTCAAGACGCCGTTGCGCGGGTACTCATCGACCCAGCTGCTCGGGGTGCGCGAGTTCACCGAGCTGTCGCAGTTCCGCGACCTCATCGAGCCGTGGACGGCCGCGCAGGCTGCCCGCAGCATCGACGAGGCCGGCATCGAGGCCATCCGCGACGAGCTCGCGAATGCGCGCGCCGCCATCCTGCGCGAAGCGGATGGGGCGGGCAGCTACGCCGCGCTGACCGAGCACGACGCGCGATTCCACTCGCTGATCGCGCGGCTGGCCGGCAACGAGCTCATGGTCCAGGCCTTCGAGCGCACCCACTTCCACCTGCACTTCCTGCGGCTCTACATGGCCTCCCTCGCGCAGACCTCCAGGCCGGAGGACGAGGCGCGGCTCATAGCGAATGCGTTCGGCGACTACTACCGCAGCGACGGTGGTTCGCTGGCCCTCGACGAGCACACCGCCATCGCAGAGGCGATCATCGAACATCGGGCCGAGGATGCCGCCCGGCTCATCCGTGAGCACATCGAGTCATCGCAGCGGCGCTTCGAACCCGTCGTCGCGCTGCTCGAGCGCGAGGGATGA
- a CDS encoding dienelactone hydrolase family protein, whose product MTSQHAPTATLDGWVKRPFSGAGLSHDCFEKGAGPGVVLIPEIPGITPEVLGLAEHLVGEGFTVVVPSPFGEPGRAATTGTVLPIVARLCVSAEFRAFAVNARRPITGYLRAVAAELAARTPGSGVGVIGMCFSGGFALAAAVDDTVLAAVASQPSVPFPLGARRRADPGMSAAEFDRVAERAASGELCALGLRFSNDAVSRGARFRTLKQRLGDAFEVITLDSSPGNPTGFPSGAHSVLTTELRETPGHPALLARERVVAFLRERLTPAGG is encoded by the coding sequence ATGACGTCACAGCATGCACCGACCGCCACGCTCGACGGCTGGGTGAAACGCCCGTTCTCGGGCGCCGGCCTCAGCCACGACTGCTTCGAGAAGGGTGCCGGCCCGGGGGTCGTGCTGATCCCCGAGATTCCCGGCATCACCCCCGAGGTGCTGGGCCTGGCCGAGCACCTCGTCGGCGAGGGTTTCACGGTCGTCGTGCCGTCGCCGTTCGGCGAGCCGGGCCGGGCCGCGACGACGGGCACCGTGCTTCCGATCGTGGCGCGGCTGTGCGTCTCTGCCGAGTTCCGCGCGTTCGCGGTGAACGCCCGGCGCCCGATCACCGGCTACCTGCGCGCGGTGGCGGCCGAGCTCGCGGCCCGGACCCCGGGCAGCGGGGTCGGCGTGATCGGCATGTGCTTCAGCGGGGGCTTCGCGCTGGCCGCCGCCGTCGACGACACCGTGCTGGCCGCGGTCGCCAGCCAGCCGTCTGTGCCGTTCCCCCTCGGCGCGCGGCGGCGCGCCGACCCGGGGATGAGCGCGGCCGAGTTCGACCGGGTGGCCGAGCGCGCGGCATCCGGCGAGCTCTGCGCCCTGGGCCTGCGCTTCAGCAACGACGCCGTCTCGCGCGGCGCCCGATTCCGCACGCTGAAGCAGCGCCTCGGCGACGCCTTCGAGGTGATCACCCTGGACTCCTCGCCGGGCAACCCCACCGGATTCCCGAGCGGCGCGCACTCGGTGCTCACCACCGAGCTGCGCGAGACGCCGGGCCACCCGGCGCTGCTCGCCCGGGAGCGGGTCGTCGCGTTCCTGCGCGAGCGCCTCACGCCCGCGGGCGGCTGA